Proteins co-encoded in one bacterium genomic window:
- a CDS encoding RNA polymerase sigma factor, protein MKAGKEEKLMVRQMIAGDEAAFERFSDDYIPALYRFATKRLQGDRELARDVVQSTLCKVIEKLASFRGEAALMTWLCAVCRNEIAGHFRRGKKRAGEVEFQEQEDLFGASLGLGDGGFDGPERAALRNEVHELVHDALDALPPHYGKALEWKYIDNVSVKEIAQRLGMGPKAAESLLTRARDAFRKGYANLVNNIGPALDGARTTSQRMETAS, encoded by the coding sequence ATGAAAGCCGGCAAAGAAGAGAAGCTGATGGTCAGGCAAATGATCGCCGGAGATGAAGCGGCGTTCGAGAGGTTCTCGGACGACTACATCCCGGCTCTGTATCGCTTTGCCACCAAGCGTCTTCAGGGAGACCGGGAGCTGGCCCGGGACGTTGTCCAGTCGACGCTATGCAAGGTGATCGAGAAACTGGCTTCATTCAGGGGCGAGGCGGCTTTAATGACCTGGCTCTGCGCCGTGTGCCGAAACGAGATCGCCGGTCACTTCCGGCGTGGCAAGAAGCGAGCGGGAGAGGTCGAGTTCCAGGAACAGGAAGACCTCTTTGGAGCGTCGCTAGGCTTGGGCGATGGTGGTTTCGACGGGCCAGAGCGGGCAGCCTTGCGCAATGAAGTGCACGAGCTCGTACACGATGCTCTCGACGCCCTGCCACCCCACTATGGCAAGGCCCTGGAGTGGAAGTACATCGACAATGTATCGGTCAAGGAAATCGCCCAGCGATTGGGCATGGGCCCGAAAGCGGCGGAGTCGCTGCTGACACGAGCCAGGGACGCCTTCAGGAAGGGCTACGCGAACCTGGTGAACAATATCGGACCCGCGCTGGACGGAGCGCGGACGACCAGCCAGAGAATGGAAACAGCATCATGA
- a CDS encoding response regulator transcription factor, translating into MTSETKPELSVVIVDDEAIARRRLRRMLERMPGVAVCGEAADGEAALARIDELTPEVVLLDIRMPELDGLEVAERLPDQTHVIFTTAYEEYAVRAFEAAAVDYLLKPIEHDRLEQALERVRRLDTPPERQELKRILREVTGREQPPRVAARRGDMIQLFDPRRIARFHSEDGYTVFRHDGRNYLLDESIVSLARRLKPWGFVRIHRAEMVNLHHVKALRRVDDATVVELADGQRATVSRRHLRGLKEALGVQ; encoded by the coding sequence ATGACGTCCGAGACGAAACCGGAGCTGTCCGTAGTCATCGTCGACGATGAGGCCATCGCTCGACGGCGTCTACGCAGAATGCTCGAACGCATGCCCGGAGTCGCGGTTTGCGGAGAGGCGGCCGATGGCGAAGCGGCGCTCGCGCGCATTGACGAACTGACGCCCGAGGTGGTGCTGCTCGACATTCGCATGCCGGAGCTGGACGGGCTCGAGGTCGCCGAACGGCTGCCCGACCAGACCCACGTCATCTTCACCACGGCCTACGAGGAGTACGCCGTCCGAGCCTTCGAGGCCGCGGCGGTCGACTACCTGCTGAAACCGATCGAGCACGATCGACTCGAGCAAGCGCTCGAGCGGGTCCGAAGGCTGGACACGCCTCCGGAGCGGCAGGAGTTGAAGAGGATCCTGCGCGAGGTCACCGGCCGCGAGCAGCCGCCCCGGGTCGCGGCCCGCCGCGGCGACATGATCCAGCTCTTCGACCCGCGCCGAATCGCGCGCTTTCATTCAGAGGACGGCTACACGGTCTTCCGGCACGACGGCCGCAACTACCTTCTCGACGAAAGCATCGTGTCGCTCGCGAGACGCCTCAAACCCTGGGGCTTCGTTCGGATCCACCGCGCCGAGATGGTCAACCTCCACCACGTCAAGGCTCTCCGCCGTGTTGATGACGCGACCGTGGTCGAGCTCGCCGACGGCCAGCGCGCGACCGTCAGCCGTCGACACTTGCGCGGGCTCAAGGAAGCCCTCGGGGTCCAATAG